One Eubacterium sp. AB3007 genomic window, TAGTATATATTTCCTGATACAACGGAAAAAGCTCCGGATGCTTTTCCGCAATATAGTCCATGATTACTTTCTTAAATCCGCCTCTAAGATTAAGATTCTCAAGCCATATTAAATCACATTGATCCTTCGCTCGTTCAAATATTGCTTCTATATCTGTTAATCCAGGGAATACTGGTGAAATAAAGCACACTGTGCGGATTCCTGCATCATAAACCTGCTTCATCGCTGCAAGCCTTCTCTCAATACTGACAGCATCATCCATGTCTTCACAGAAGCACTCGTCCAAAGTATTCACCGACCAGGATACAGTCAGCCTGTTTTTCTTATTGATTTCCTTTAGCAGCTCCAAATCGCGAAGCACAAGGTCAGACTTCGTACAAATCAGTATATCCGCACCGCTGTCTTTTAGTTGCTCAAGTATTGCTCTTGTTCTTTCATAGATTTTTTCCTGTGGAAGATAACCGTCAGTAACTGTACCTATGATCACTTTTTGTCCAGCATATTTCTCTGGTTTCTTTATTTCCGGCCATTCTTTTACATCCAGAAATGTTCCCCATTCTTCTGTATGACCTGTAAACCGTTTCATGAATGACGCGTAACAATACTTGCAACCATGCGTACATCCAATATAAGGGTTTACCGCATACCCGCCAAGAGGCCCATTGGATTTTGTCATTACGCTCATTGTTTCTTTATACCCTATTTTGATATTGCTATGCTTTGTCATGCTTCCTCCACATTATCAACAATCATCATCTTTTCTCTATCTTTTACTTCATTTGCTATCCCAAATACAACAAAAAACCACTTATTTTCAAGCCTTTCAGCACCTCTTACCTGTCAGCATATGCCATCAGTGCTACCGTCTCCACATGCCCCGAGACGCCATTATGAATGTCCACAGTACAAGCGAATTAACCAACCAGAGCGCGTTCAACCGAAAAAATCTACTGTTTCTCTTCGGCCGAACACTTCTACAAACTGGAAATTAGCGGCCTGAAATCTTCTTTGCTTTGGTCAGCCACAGGGCATAAAGCGCTTCCGCAACCAGCAGAACACCAAAGAGGATCAACTGTGGCGCGGATGACGAGGCGAGCTGCTCAACGAACAGGCTGTTTGTAAAATCGATCAGGAAGTGGGCGACAATGACCTGCAGGATGCTGTTGTTCTTGAGATAAACGGCAGCGAAAACCATGCCGACCACAAAAGAGTATGCCATCTGTACTGAAACGCTGACGACATCGAGGCCGACCAGATTGGTCAGGTGCGCTGCGGCGAACAAAGCAGCGGAAATGAACAAGCATGGAAGCGCACCGGTTCCCTTTTTCTTCAGGTTATAGATCAGAATGCCCCGGAAAAGGACTTCCTCAAAGATGGCCGGCGCCGACGCAGTGACCAAAGCCTCGATTACGAAATTTCTTCCTCCGAACACCATCCCGGAACTGAAATTGTAAAAGAGATTCCACGCGGCAAACAGCAGCGCCGGAATGACCGCTGGAAGGTTCTTAAAAGGCCGGTCGCGTGTAAACGCTCTATTATAAATCACAATCAGCGCCGCGCCGATCAGAACCCTGCCGACCGAGGAACTCAGCGCGGGGTGCACATTGAAAATCGCACCCACCAGCGAAAAAACCCCGGCGGCAAGGAATGCCGCAATGACCAGAACGATCTCAAACAAGACCGGGTGTCTTTCTCCAAACTGAAACATCGTACTTATTCCTTAACACATGGAATGATTCTCTTTCCGTCTCTCCCCGGCAAGCTCCTGTTTGTCGCCGTTCCTGCTCCATGCACCGACTTTCCTGAGGAACAGGATCAGTGCGATGAGGGTTCCTATCATAGCCACAATGGCACCGATCGCCATCGGGATAAGATAGTTGTAGTATGGCAGATTTGCTAGCTGGTCCGCAGTTATGCCTACTAGATCTTTAGTGCTGCCGACGACCGACATGAGGCCTATGATAAACATGTCGAACACTGTGTGAACCAGAATAGGTACTAGCAGTGACAATACGTGATACTTGGACTGTCCAGTGACACGGGCTTTGCCGTAATAATATCCCATGATCCCCTGGAACAGGATATGACCCGGCAGGATCGCCCGGATAATAGTTCCGGCACCGTCGAACAGATAAGTCATATCCTCCAGAAGAGTGAATCCGATACCAACAGCGATCGCTGCTATGATCACATCCAGCCAGCAGACAACTTCCCTGTTCTTCCTTATTGCAAGACGGAACACGATGTATTTGATGATCTCTTCGGTCAGAGAGGCAGTGATCAGGGCCGTCAGAAAGCCGCTGACGATCGGGTTCATGCCAAAGAATGTGTCTTCCTTAATAGGCAGTACCTGTGACAGGCAGAACCACAGGATCACACCCAGTGCGCCGAATAATACGAACTTGATGACCGCTTTCCTGGAATAAGGTTCTCCGGTCTTTTTCCTGAGTACCCAGGCCAGAATGAGAAAACACACAGCGAACTGTGCAAGTGCTGCAAAAATCATTTTTTATCCTCCATAATACTTATATAGTCCAGCCCGATCAGGTAAACGGATACGATCGAGCCAGGTTTTTTTATTTCTCAGGCATATACCAGAATGTATCGTATTTGTGCTGGTATATCCGGCCTCCTTTCGGCACCTGGCGCAATGCATTACGCACATTATAGAAATCTCCTGCAGCAGTCGCTATGCCAAGCATGCCCAGTGTTGCCAGCACAGTGAGTTTCGGATTGATCCAGAAAATGATGAACGGGATAAACCCAAGCACTATACTCGGGAGTAAGCATTTGAATATGAAATGACCTTTGCTCATCCTCTCCGGCCCCGCCATGAACAGCATCCCATGCTTCAGATCATGAAACATATACACATCATCTTTAAAGCATATAGCGTGCAGGAACTCATGGGGAATGATCGTCAGAAGATACAGAAAGACTCCTGCATAGCTGAAGACAACATCTCGGGCTCTTATGCACGCCAGAATGAAGAAAAAGAATATTATTGCGACTGAAATTATGGACATTATACCGCTGAGCTGTTTTGGATCCTTAGCTTCCTTGAACTGCACTGCTCCCGGTTCATGCTCCAGACAAGGAATATCATCCGGATTGCCGCTGTACTTACCTGCATAGTGAAATGTCATATGTTCTCCTTTTGAATATAAGACCTGTTTTTTCTTCGATCAAGGAAGCTGGTGGATGAAGTCTACCAGTTTTTCACGGTCGTAGAAAGTATCGTACTTGCTGATGGTAAAATCAGGAACAATGCCCTGGTCAGCATTATATAGTGATCCGTTCTTGAGCGTGCTGATCTGGATCGGCTGTATCCAATTTCCTCTGATACTAATTTTACACTATCTCCCTTCTCAAAACAACGACGAAATACTTCCAGCTTAAACTCCGCCGGAGGGTTTCGGGGATGCTCGATGGTGTTTTTACAATTGGGTTTCTTTCGTTTTACTCTTGGTTTCCCTTCGTTGCGAATCCAGTTATGCAACTGTTCTCTGCTTGGATAACCGAGTCGGCGCACTGTATCTGTAACGGATCCTATCCGATGATACATACGTAGTGCCTTAACTCTCTGCTCTTCTGAATACATCAATGACTCCTTTCAGAGCCCTCATATGTGTCCAGGTTTTTGTCCGCATCCCCGTCTCCAATCGACATCGAGGCATAATAAGAGCTCCCCACCGCCTTGATTGGTAGTGAGGAGCTTTGGTATGTCTTACTTCTTTCTCTTCTTCGGAGCAGGCAGTTCTTCATACATCGCTTCCAGTAGCTCTCGCAGGAACTCCCTGTTTTCTACATCGT contains:
- a CDS encoding DUF3267 domain-containing protein; amino-acid sequence: MTFHYAGKYSGNPDDIPCLEHEPGAVQFKEAKDPKQLSGIMSIISVAIIFFFFILACIRARDVVFSYAGVFLYLLTIIPHEFLHAICFKDDVYMFHDLKHGMLFMAGPERMSKGHFIFKCLLPSIVLGFIPFIIFWINPKLTVLATLGMLGIATAAGDFYNVRNALRQVPKGGRIYQHKYDTFWYMPEK
- a CDS encoding CPBP family intramembrane glutamic endopeptidase is translated as MFEIVLVIAAFLAAGVFSLVGAIFNVHPALSSSVGRVLIGAALIVIYNRAFTRDRPFKNLPAVIPALLFAAWNLFYNFSSGMVFGGRNFVIEALVTASAPAIFEEVLFRGILIYNLKKKGTGALPCLFISAALFAAAHLTNLVGLDVVSVSVQMAYSFVVGMVFAAVYLKNNSILQVIVAHFLIDFTNSLFVEQLASSSAPQLILFGVLLVAEALYALWLTKAKKISGR
- a CDS encoding radical SAM mobile pair protein B, encoding MTKHSNIKIGYKETMSVMTKSNGPLGGYAVNPYIGCTHGCKYCYASFMKRFTGHTEEWGTFLDVKEWPEIKKPEKYAGQKVIIGTVTDGYLPQEKIYERTRAILEQLKDSGADILICTKSDLVLRDLELLKEINKKNRLTVSWSVNTLDECFCEDMDDAVSIERRLAAMKQVYDAGIRTVCFISPVFPGLTDIEAIFERAKDQCDLIWLENLNLRGGFKKVIMDYIAEKHPELFPLYQEIYTKKDRSYFEELEKKAENLAQKYGCRFVDNETPYERVPKGQPTIVDYFYHEEVRGTKNTGKRNK
- a CDS encoding PrsW family glutamic-type intramembrane protease, which produces MIFAALAQFAVCFLILAWVLRKKTGEPYSRKAVIKFVLFGALGVILWFCLSQVLPIKEDTFFGMNPIVSGFLTALITASLTEEIIKYIVFRLAIRKNREVVCWLDVIIAAIAVGIGFTLLEDMTYLFDGAGTIIRAILPGHILFQGIMGYYYGKARVTGQSKYHVLSLLVPILVHTVFDMFIIGLMSVVGSTKDLVGITADQLANLPYYNYLIPMAIGAIVAMIGTLIALILFLRKVGAWSRNGDKQELAGERRKENHSMC